A genomic window from Lutra lutra chromosome 17, mLutLut1.2, whole genome shotgun sequence includes:
- the SIRT2 gene encoding NAD-dependent protein deacetylase sirtuin-2 isoform X2: MAEPDPSDPLETQAGKVQEAQDSDSDSEEGAAGGEAEMDFLRNFFSQTLGLGTQKERLLDDLTLEGVTRYMQSERCRRVICLVGAGISTSAGIPDFRSPSTGLYANLEKYHLPYPEAIFEIGYFKKHPEPFFALAKELYPGQFKPTVCHYFIRLLKEKGLLLRCYTQNIDTLERVAGLEPEDLVEAHGTFYTSHCISPLCRREYSLSWMKEKIFSEVTPKCEKCHNVVKPDIVFFGENLPARFFSCMQSDFLKVDLLLIMGTSLQVQPFASLISKAPLSTPRLLINKEKTGQTDPFLGMMMGLGGGMDFDSKKAYRDVAWLGDCDQGCLALADLLGWKKELEDLVRKEHASIDAQAGSGSPSPNPNTSASPRKSPPPAKEEARTAEGERPQ; the protein is encoded by the exons GACTCAGATTCAGATTCTGAGGAAGGAGCTGCTGGCGGCGAAGCAGAGA TGGACTTCCTGCGGAACTTCTTCTCCCAGACACTGGGCCTGGGCACCCAGAAGGAGCGTTTGCTGGACGACCTGACCCTGGAAGGGGTGACGCGCTACATGCAGAGCGAGCGCT GTCGCAGGGTCATCTGTTTGGTAGGAGCTGGGATCTCCACGT CCGCCGGCATCCCTGACTTCCGCTCCCCATCCACCGGCCTCTATGCCAACCTGGAGAAGTACCATCTTCCTTACCCGGAGGCCATCTTTGAGATTGGCTACTTTAAG AAACACCCAGAGCCCTTCTTTGCTCTTGCCAAGGAACTCTATCCTGGGCAGTTCAAG CCGACCGTCTGCCACTACTTCATCCGCCTGCTGAAGGAGAAGGGGCTGCTGCTGCGCTGCTACACTCAG AACATAGACACCCTGGAGCGAGTGGCGGGGCTGGAGCCCGAGGACCTGGTGGAGGCCCACGGCACCTTCTACACCTCGCACTGCATCAGCCCCCTCTGCCGGCGGGAGTATTCGCTCAGCTGGATGAAGG AGAAGATCTTTTCCGAGGTGACTCCCAAGTGTGAGAAATGTCACAACGTGGTGAAGCCTG ACATCGTGTTCTTCGGCGAGAACCTCCCAGCGAGGTTCTTCTCCTGCATGCAGTCA GACTTCCTGAAGGTGGATCTCCTCCTCATCATGGGCACGTCCCTACAAGTGCAGCCCTTCGCGTCCCTCATCAGCAA GgcacccctctccaccccacGCCTGCTCATCAACAAGGAGAAGACTGGGCAG aCTGACCCTTTCCTGGGGATGATGATGGGCCTCGGAGGAGGCATGGACTTCGACTCCAAGAAGGCCTACAG AGACGTAGCCTGGCTGGGTGACTGTGACCAGGGCTGCCTGGCTCTTGCCGACCTCCTCGGATGGAAG AAGGAGCTGGAGGACCTCGTCCGGAAGGAGCATGCCAGCATTGACGCCCAGGCAGGATCGGGAagccccagccccaaccccaaCACTTCAGCTTCCCCCAGGAAGTCTCCACCTCCTGCCAAGGAGGAGGCCAGGACCGCAGAGGGAGAGCGGCCCCAGTGA